The following are encoded together in the Acanthochromis polyacanthus isolate Apoly-LR-REF ecotype Palm Island chromosome 14, KAUST_Apoly_ChrSc, whole genome shotgun sequence genome:
- the LOC110957569 gene encoding solute carrier family 22 member 4-like: MQNYEESVSFLGPSGPFQRRVFVLLCLTSIPCGYNMLSVIFLLAIPPHHCHIPASSNLSQEWIQASIPVQVAGQPERSSCSRYSLDVVQNLSAVGFRPALDQIQNQSVPGGSPEVVLTGLQEEECRDGWTYSTEYYQSTVVTEFDLVCGDEWKQPLTSLVYFLGGLCGCFISGQISDRFGRKPVLFGSIAILSIFSAAASSASSWLVFTVLFFILGVGQISCYIVIFVLGSEILIGPSRFLFSQLCLPSIYVCGMLLLCGTAHLFRNWRYLSLAMAAPGLAFIPFWWWVPESPRWLVSRGRLQEAESLLRLAALENRVEAPPVIFLSTNVDKVESQKAESVSFLDLLRTKNIRNITLMLWLIWFSMSVCYFGLSFDTSSLSGNPYLNYFLLSVVEIPAYAASWGAARHLPRCQSFMSFVMVGAIALLFIFFTLHSHPTLTLVLVLLGKFGVMAGTSVLYMYTGELFPTVIRNTAMSSCAMFSRVGSSLSPFLLHLAVFGQFLPWILVAFLSFLGALLCIFLPETFKRSMPDTIQQMQHTRRFRLTCVSSTLPPEDYGKSAKDLIIVPDIICTTRL; this comes from the exons CTTCGTCCTGCTCTGCCTCACCTCCATTCCCTGCGGATACAACATGCTGTCGGTCATCTTCCTGCTCGCCATCCCTCCTCACCACTGCCACATCCCCGCCAGCAGTAACCTGAGCCAGGAGTGGATCCAGGCCAGCATCCCGGTGCAG GTCGCCGGGCAGCCGGAGAGAAGCAGCTGCAGCCGGTACAGTCTGGATGTGGTGCAGAATCTGTCAGCTGTGGGCTTCAGGCCCGCCCTGGACCAGATCCAGAACCAGTCTGTGCCGGGAGGGAGTCCAGAGGTCGTCCTGACCGgcctgcaggaggaggaatgtAGAGATGGATGGACCTACAGTACCGAGTACTACCAGTCCACGGTAGTCACTGAG TTCGACCTGGTGTGTGGCGATGAGTGGAAACAGCCTCTGACTTCCCTCGTCTACTTCCTGGGAGGACTTTGTGGCTGCTTCATCTCCGGGCAGATCTCTGACCG GTTTGGGAGGAAGCCCGTTCTCTTCGGTTCCATTGCCATACTTAGCATTTTCAGCGCTGCAGCATCTTCAGCTTCCTCCTGGCTGGTCTTCACTGTGCTGTTCTTCATTCTGGGAGTGGGTCAGATCAGCTGTTACATCGTCATATTTGTGTTGG GTTCAGAGATCCTAATCGGGCCGAGCAGATTTCTCTTCTCCCAGCTGTGCTTACCTTCCATCTACGTGTGTGGGATGTTGCTGCTGTGTGGGACCGCCCACCTGTTCAGGAACTGGAGATACCTGTCGCTGGCTATGGCCGCACCCGGACTGGCGTTTATCCCCTTTTGGTG GTGGGTTCCAGAGTCTCCTCGCTGGCTGGTGTCTCGTGGACGTCTTCAAGAAGCAGAATCTCTGCTGAGGTTAGCAGCTCTGGAAAACCGAGTGGAAGCTCCACCGGTCATCTTCCTCTCAACCAAT GTCGACAAAGTTGAAAGCCAGAAGGCGGAATCGGTCAGCTTCCTGGACCTGCTGAGGACCAAAAACATACGAAATATTACATTGATGTTGTGGCTCATCTG GTTTTCTATGAGTGTCTGCTACTTTGGATTGTCCTTTGACACATCTAGCCTCTCTGGTAATCCCTACCTGAACTACTTCCTGCTGTCGGTTGTTGAGATCCCGGCGTACGCTGCCAGCTGGGGGGCTGCACGCCATCTTCCTCGCTGTCAGTCGTTTATGAGTTTCGTTATGGTGGGAGCGATAGCActgctcttcatcttcttcactttACACA GTCATCCGACTCTCACCCTGGTCCTGGTGCTGCTGGGTAAATTCGGCGTGATGGCCGGCACCAGCGTGTTGTACATGTACACCGGAGAACTGTTCCCCACTGTCATCCGGAACACGGCCATGTCGTCCTGCGCCATGTTCTCCAGAGTGGGCTCCTCGCTTTCCCCGTTCTTGCTGCACCTGG CTGTGTTCGGTCAGTTCCTGCCGTGGATTCTCGTggcttttctgtcatttctcgGTGCTCTGCTCTGCATTTTTCTGCCCGAAACTTTCAAACGGTCGATGCCCGACACCATCCAGCAGATGCAGCACACACGGCG